The window AATACGTCCAACATCTCAAAGAATTGATACAAATAAGGGCTCGAAGCATCTAACAGGGTCAAACCTCATCAACAAGCATCTCGCTCAGCTATATGTGTCTTATCTATTCGTCTAATGTCTTCCTGTCTACTTTCAAATGATCCAACCTGATCGTGAAAGACTTGTGACTTCGAACTTACTATTTAAGAAGCATGTAGATACTAACCTTTCGCGCCAGGTTGTCTGATTCCTTACCCGACATTGCATCTGATTCGCTTTGGTTAACCCTGTTGCAAGGTCTATCTACTTCATCCTTTGCCCCGCAATCTCGTGCATTCTATTAAACACGAACCATACTTTCAGCCGAGTCAGGGTATCTAATAACATATGGGAGTGAAACCATAATTCAAAGTACAATGCACAAAATGTCGGCAAGATAACTTAGTTAGGCGCAAGGGTGGTGAGTTAAGACTAAGTTATGATATTACCTCGAGTTCTGGTACAACCCTGAAAGTGTCCAGCCCCTTCTGTTCCAAACCTTCTGTTCATGGCTCGCGGTGCATGGACGCTGCCCCTGCACTGATCATTGACCGCGTTATGTCTAGCATTTGCCGAGTGCAAGGTCGATCATTGCAGTTGTTCGTCGCGGTTCCTAGCTGTCGGCTCAGATTCTATGCTGCGGCTGAGTAGTCCATCGAGAGATTAACATACATAGCAGCCATTGTTTTCTGCATGATCAAGAGTTATGGTATGCAATAGAAATCGCATTCTATAGCATTATTTCATGTGTTAGAGAGATGCGGTGTGTTTCCCCGGGGCCACATTGCCACCCAACCCCGATCCTTGTGAATCCCGCTCTCGAGGACTGGCACCCGGTAAACGCGAATTCAAGAATACCAAGAAAACGCGACAATCAGTCTCATACACTCGCTTCACCTTCCAGTAAAAGATCCTAACGTGGCACATAAACTTTTGTCACTCGACCCGTATCCTGGAAACCGGGTCTGCTTATCAAACCAGAAACAATGCAAGGCAATGCAGCACGCTGCAATGCGATCCAACGAGAACGGTGGCACAAAAGCAATTTTAGAGCTTGAGTTGAGTGTCTGAGTTAAAAGCCCAGACCGttggtggaagaagaaagcagtGATGCAAGGGGGTGGAGATAAAATGAAAGGAGAGCCCTAATTCCAGGCACCGCTTGAGTTAACACGGGCCCTTTTGGTGTTTCTACCCTAAATCAGGGGCAAAAGTCACAGCTCGAACCGAGATCCTCCGTGGCTAGTTCTGAAGTCTCTGCATGCAGCAGTGGAGACGCGTTCAAAGTCCGAATCGGCGTGGCAGACCAGACCACCCAAGGTAGCTATGCAAGCTTCCAAGCTTGGCTATGTACGCGTCGGGATCTACAGTACTATCCATAAAGTCAATATGTCGCCTCATATCTTATTAGCAAATGAATTAATGGATTAGCTCATCCCATACATGTGACGCCAGCGCCTCTTCTGGGATTAGCACGAACCCGAACAATGTGAGTTCTGGAGAGTGTGAATGACTGCCTATAGTTTTGCGCGAGGCTGGAAGAGCCGGGAGTAGTCCCCGAACAATGGCATTCAACTGCGTCAGTGGAGCCCGCCACTGCGACTATAACGTACCTACAGCAGCCAATATACTCAACTAGTGCGGTCCCTGCACCGGCGGGTCGGGAGATGGTCACAATTCCGGAGAATGCTTAGCAAGAGGCGAAACAGCAATAGCACTGGTATGTCCGAGCTAAAGCTAGTGGCTATCCGCATGGTCCCCGCAGTATGATTGACGGCCCATCTACGCCATGGTCATGGCGTCAGAGGCTCACATATTTGCTGATCTCCTTCACTACGCAGGTATGTCGGACTTTACGCATATCTGTTTCAGCATTGGAAGACATGGAATCGATCCAATAGCTTGAGAATGGCGGCCCGAGTACCTGGTCGACAGCTCGATCAACATGCCAAGATAATGATAAACACCCGAGCTAGACCCTCAACGATTTGGAGAATGTGCAATTTGTCACGCACTAGCCCAATCATATGACTGATTCAGTGAAGTCTCGGAGGATCTGTGATAGCGGAGCGGGAGGCTGGATAAAGCGCGATGGTGTGTTCAGAAAAGTTTTTAGACTCACAGTGTCTCATAGCCTGCAAGTTATAGCACAGCATAGCATAGCATGGAGTATCCGGTAAAGCTCAGGATCGAAAGTGGTTCAACAAATCGAGCAGTAGTGGGCAAAATCATTGAGCATGAAGGTTTCCCCATGATTCACTCTGTGCAGCACAGACAGCAGAGACATGTACCAAGCCAACGCCACTTGTCTTTAGATCAGCCACAAAATATGAAATTGCCACCGATAGGACCCAGTGGCTGACGAAGTCATGAAGTCTCGAAATGAAGATAGTTGCATGCCGGCATGACTCGATGCGACGGCACACAGGTTTCTCATTTTGGTATCTCACTAGAGGTAAAGCTCAGTACTAGCCGATGGGTGGAGTAGCCCCCATGCCAATAGTTAGACGCATCTTTGTTGATGGCGGAGTCTGGTATCGACGGGTTGATGAGCAGAACAGTCTTGGCATCTTCAATAATAGCACACGTACCTAGACGCAAATCATCCCTTCGGACGCAGGGGCTCCCGAGATCTCTGGGGATATTATGGTCTTTCGATTCAACCCTTGCGCGATCCATGTCCGTGCTTTGGAATATCGATATCTAACTAGAGGCTTAGTTCAAAGATCCAATGAGGCTCTCCACAAAAAAAAGCAAGATATCTGAGACTAATTCTGTAGACGGCAAAAGAAAATTGAGCCGTTGCCGAGCTTCGCCTGACCGAAAACGCCCTGAAACTAAATATGGAACGGCGTGAACGACACAGCAATCACTTGGCGGATCGGGTATCCATGGGTTCGGGACAGGACATGGCACAATAGTCTTGTTGATAGCTGCTGCCAGTTTGAGTTGCACATGATACATCTTTTTGCTCTTGCTGCGTGCTGCAGGTACGGGATAGACGAGCAGACAAGTCAAGAGAATAGCCGGAAAATATGCATGATTCATGAAACTATTCTGAAGTCCCTCGTGTGTCTTTAGGGGGGCTGGAACGATCTAAGGGGCCAGAAACTTGCGAGATCAGATCTCACAATCGACCAGCTGCAGGCACCGGGGATCGTCAGTCGACGGTTCTGAAATCGGAACAATAGGCGCCAATTATGCCCAGGGCTAGAATGCGGGGAGCCATTAGTTAGGTATCGAGGACAATGCGATTCATTAATTGGGTTGTGCGAAGCTAATCTTGCGTTTTCTACACGTACAGGTCGGAGAGGTTCAAAATAGACTTCTTTTAATTAAACGGGCGTGGCGAATCAGCGATGCGTCAGGGCAGTGAGAGCTGTCACTATCCGGCTGCCCTCTTAGGATTATTGGAATCACGCGTTTATTGATGCTGCTTACGAACGGACAATTCAGGATGGCGGTTTCACCGCCGGCCCATCTGAAAATGGCAAATACGACAGGATACGCCTAGGCGAGAGCGAGGCGAACTCCCCGACCCGTGATGGCACTGCAGCGACCCGATCAAACATCCGGGCCACGGGTCATTGCAATCTGGGCTGGCATGGTTACGAAAAGCCCGGCTCGGCTCGTGTGGCACGCACTCTTTTCCAAGAAACTAAAAGGATGTAAGCAGAAAAGTGGAGGAGTTAGGAAACCTGGTCGACAGGCACTAGCCACGCAGGAAACCGGAATAAAGCTGTCCGGAATGTACCAATCGGGACGACTGGTCGAGTCTCAGTCACTGGGAAGTCCCATTCATTCGGGACTCAACTGACGCATGACGGATCAGAAACATTGGCAAATGATTGAGAGGATACAGGTTAGCTAGTGGGAGCGGGCGTAACCCCATCCGACGCTATCCGCGACCGTTGAGGAGCATCCTTTGCCAGTCACCAGACAAACTTATCTATACATTCCAATGAGACTATGATGACAATGAGGCGGTGTTCCAGGAACCCGTTAGATGAATATTGGGAACTGGTTGGGCCTGGCCGACAGTTCTCCACCGTGATAGGGGCGGGCTGGGGGCCGATGGAGCCTTATCGGATGTGGAGTTCAGAGTGGTCGATCCATAGCTGATCCACTGTCAATGCGTTCTGATCAACTCGAATCCAAAAGAACCTTCACGGAGAAAAGCGAGAATGGATGAACAAGCCATGGAATTTACGATGCTACCCTCACCACCGGGATGCTGCGTGTTGAAAATCGAAGATCACGGCTGCACACCCGGGTTCGCACAGACCAAGGGCCAGCAAACGCCCGGCCTTTCGTAACGTCTGACCTGTCGCCGGACCCATCCAAAGTACCAGATCGATCAGTATGTCGAACACCCCCACTACCGCCACACACATCTGAGCGAGCTCATATTTGCTTCCCTCACTGGCCGAGAACTCACGACAATCAGGCCTCCCGGTTGTCTCGGCGAGGGTCTCAGAGCTAGGAGCCTGACTGGGAAGTTGGTGGCGCTGTCTACATCCCGAGCGGTGCGCGCTGTCAGACCTCCAACCGGGGGGCTCGTAGTGGCCGATCCAACCTTAGAGCGACGCAGGTCCCAGACCTAGCGGTTCACGTACCAGTTTTGACATGATCGACGCCCAGCGAAGCCATCCAGAAAGTCCGGGGACGATCGACCAGACACCTTCcgcatcgtcttcttccctcgGACGCACCTAAGTATGTAATGGCGCTGCATGTCATGCTGGGCCCAATCAGGGCTGCATCGAAAATAGACTCTACTCACATTGCGCGGAACGCAAGAGGTACAGCCGAGGAGGCGACGAACAGCGAGCATTCCAGTTGATGTACTCAGTACATCCAGCCATTATAGCCGCATGCCCCCCGGCATGGCAGGAGCAGATTGGCTGCAGATGATATCCGATGATGCTCTGGCGCCGCCTCGAATGATCCACGGGCTGCAGCAAAATaataaaaataataataataatgcaaATAAAAAATAATTCaccaaaaaagaaacgaaagTGAGGGATGGCGAGGACGATCCACACCCCCAATTCCTCTCCAGGAACAAGCCCTAAGTGAATCATTCATCTGCTGCATCCTATAAACCGCCCACTCCGACCTAAGACAGTTGCtgtctcctcgatctcgctcaGACCAATTGATCCCGACTCCTTGCTGTCCCTCTTCTTATAACTGCCCTCATCCCTTCTTTCACCCCCACTGTCCATCCCTCTGTgaccctccctccctctcttaCAACAGGCAATACAGAACAAGGCACCGCGTCCTAGGGCGATACTGCAACCCCGGTCTCGCTTGTCCCTGTCCAGCCACGGTCCTCTTGTCCCCTTTCGGCAAACCCGCCCTATTGTGCGCGACTAACCCGCGACGCCGAGCAAACTAAGGCTTCGCCAGGTAGCAGATCCAGGCCTTGCCACGGTAACCCAGGATCTCAGAGCCTGCATTCCTGGCCTTGCTTGCGACCTCCGGCACGCGTCGCGCCTCTGCTAGTTGGAGCTTCGGATCTGATCTGAGCATAGACATGGCGTATAGCTGTAAGTCCGATACCACCCCTCCTCGGGAATTGTATGCTGGACCAATTTGTTTATTTCTGCTCGTTTGTCCTCcattcccttcttccctttctccctctccacctTCGAcattctttccttccctttcaTCCTCCTAATCATATGCTCACACTCTCTTGGGGGGTTTcctgtctttctctttgtctttgtaCACATCTTTGCAAACACGCCTGCTCTTTACTTCCCTATTCCTTTTTGTTTGCTCTTGGTCCATTGGTCTTTCTTTGGCTACATAATCCCTAATCTCAACAATCATCCACTAAACGAGGGTCTTGACAGGTGAAACTATTCTCGACCCAGTCGGATCCCGAGAACTCAAAGCCGAAGGCGACGATATGAGACCTCAGGGACAGCATATTTCTGATCGTCTGACTGTTGAAGTTGACTGTCGTTCCCTTGGCCCGAGCGAATGCCCCTCGATGACCTCGAGCTTCTCCCCATTGGATTCTCCGACCCCGACTCCTACCAGTATCTACAGCCACAACTCTATGGCGTCACCCGGGTGGCATGAGGCTGGTCAGTATCACAGCCTGCCAATGGAAAGACGGACATCTGCTACGCCACTGCGCAGTGCATTCAGGATGGCCGACTTGACATCCAGCGACAGCCTGAATATGCAGTACGGGGCCATGGAGCGCCACGACCAGATGGCCATTCCGGAGTACATGCCTGGCTATGATGAAAATGCCGAGCCGTTCTGGATTCCAACCGACATGCCCAAGACGTACGAGCAAGCGAACAACTTTCCCTATCAGGCTCCAATGCCGCAGTATAACAACACCCCACGCCAATACTACCgtccccagcagcagactgGGTATCTTCCCGAATCTGTTTCCAACCCTTGCTTGTCACGACCAATCTTCAACCAGCATGAGCGTATTCCCAACTCGGTTTCCATGTCCAATATGCTCCCATGGATGCAGGCAAACGAATCTATGGCGCCCCAGACGATCACCCCTTCCCAGGCGTTCCCCAATCCTCCTGTGACcccgcctccttcttcctACTCTGAGTTTCCTACTTCTCTGCCTACTTTCAAAACTCACACTCCTTCGACTCCTGTTCGGTCGTCTTTGGGCACCCCCTCTGCCACGGACAGCCCTATGAGCCGAGTCTCTGGTGGCAATGCCGAATATATCGAAGAATTTCAGCTGTCTCCTGTTTATCGCGATGGCATTATCACGCGTCCGCACCGCCAGGCTTCCCGCAAATCttccaagaagcagctgacTCGGTCCAATCTGAGCTTGGAGAACCTGCCTCCTATCATTAAACAAGTGCAATTCAAGTGCAAGGAGGCTGGGTGCAAGGGCCGCTTCAAGCGTCAGGAGCACCTCAAGCGTCATATGAAGAGCCACTCCAAGGAGAAACCTCATGTGTGCTGGGTTCCCGGGTGCCATCGGGCATTCTCTCGCAGTGACAATCTTAATG of the Penicillium psychrofluorescens genome assembly, chromosome: 1 genome contains:
- a CDS encoding uncharacterized protein (ID:PFLUO_001242-T1.cds;~source:funannotate) — protein: MTSSFSPLDSPTPTPTSIYSHNSMASPGWHEAGQYHSLPMERRTSATPLRSAFRMADLTSSDSLNMQYGAMERHDQMAIPEYMPGYDENAEPFWIPTDMPKTYEQANNFPYQAPMPQYNNTPRQYYRPQQQTGYLPESVSNPCLSRPIFNQHERIPNSVSMSNMLPWMQANESMAPQTITPSQAFPNPPVTPPPSSYSEFPTSLPTFKTHTPSTPVRSSLGTPSATDSPMSRVSGGNAEYIEEFQLSPVYRDGIITRPHRQASRKSSKKQLTRSNLSLENLPPIIKQVQFKCKEAGCKGRFKRQEHLKRHMKSHSKEKPHVCWVPGCHRAFSRSDNLNAHYTKTHSKRGGRNRYVATLDDTSPDFDPDFRGQLTPEGRPIWGSKLDDSMPDCRELSVDGWDD